A single Parabacteroides timonensis DNA region contains:
- a CDS encoding DNA alkylation repair protein: MQTIIETVQQALIENIDEKTRDNAQNFFKEKILYHGVKVPLVNKISKELFTSIKELPKNEIFSLCEALWESGYSEESYIACNWSYYIHTQYQLEDFIVFEKWVNSYVNNWASCDTLCNHTVGTFLEMYPDYISRLKEWARSDNRWTKRAAAVTLIIPARKGMFLQDIFEIADILLYDPDDLVQKGYGWMLKAASEAHQEEVFDYVMSKKATMPRTSLRYAIEKMPKELKVQAMAK; encoded by the coding sequence ATGCAAACAATCATAGAAACAGTACAACAGGCACTCATTGAAAACATAGACGAAAAGACTCGTGACAATGCCCAGAACTTCTTCAAAGAAAAGATCCTGTATCATGGCGTAAAGGTTCCTCTTGTCAACAAGATCAGTAAAGAACTTTTCACGTCGATCAAAGAACTTCCTAAGAACGAAATCTTTTCTTTATGTGAAGCACTGTGGGAATCCGGTTATTCGGAGGAATCATACATTGCATGTAACTGGTCTTACTATATTCATACACAATACCAACTGGAAGACTTCATCGTATTTGAAAAATGGGTAAACTCGTATGTCAACAATTGGGCATCCTGCGACACATTATGCAATCATACGGTCGGGACATTCCTTGAAATGTATCCGGACTATATATCCCGGTTGAAAGAATGGGCACGGTCGGATAACCGCTGGACCAAACGTGCGGCTGCCGTTACCCTGATTATTCCTGCCAGGAAAGGGATGTTCCTGCAAGATATTTTCGAGATCGCAGATATTCTCCTTTACGACCCGGACGATCTGGTACAAAAAGGATATGGCTGGATGCTGAAAGCTGCCAGCGAAGCTCATCAGGAAGAGGTATTCGATTATGTGATGTCGAAAAAAGCAACTATGCCCCGTACCTCATTAAGATATGCCATCGAGAAGATGCCCAAAGAACTGAAAGTACAGGCTATGGCTAAATAA
- a CDS encoding cobyrinate a,c-diamide synthase, translating to MKSHLLIGAASSGSGKTTFTLGLLRALKNRGGEVRPFKCGPDYIDTRHHKMAAGSPSVNLDSFMMSEQHIKELYRHYTSEADYAVTEGVMGLFDGYDGMKGSSAEIAGLLGIPVILIVNAKSTAYSVAPLLYGFKNFHKELNLVGAVFNFVASENHYSFLKQACLDAGVEALGYLPKQADVEIPSRHLGLSLDEAFCFDTFADRVADLVEKHVNIDRLLELTAYQPDASASHLLTQSGESTLPSLRISIARDAAFNFAYEENIQLLHRLGKVTFFSPLKDTTLPESDFVYLPGGYPELYLSKLSSNQSMLRSIRQYVEAGGRLLAECGGMMYLCNEIRSTEGTIYPMVGLFNQSATMEQMKLRLGYRTLHYKDYTMKGHEFHYSRVLPCEEHLASVATAQTAKGVSVDTPLYRYKNVLAGYTHLYWGDNTNNKWFIDYLNGLI from the coding sequence ATGAAATCGCACCTTCTAATAGGAGCCGCTTCCTCGGGAAGTGGAAAGACAACATTTACACTCGGACTACTTCGGGCATTGAAGAACCGGGGAGGGGAAGTCAGACCCTTTAAGTGCGGACCGGATTATATCGATACACGCCACCATAAGATGGCCGCCGGTTCTCCTTCTGTAAATCTGGATAGTTTCATGATGTCGGAGCAACATATAAAGGAACTGTATCGGCATTATACTTCCGAAGCCGATTATGCAGTGACCGAAGGAGTGATGGGGCTTTTTGACGGATACGACGGAATGAAAGGTAGTAGTGCTGAAATAGCAGGTCTGTTGGGTATTCCGGTCATACTGATTGTCAATGCAAAGAGTACGGCTTACTCTGTCGCTCCATTATTATATGGATTCAAAAACTTCCATAAAGAACTTAATCTGGTTGGTGCGGTTTTCAATTTTGTCGCTTCGGAGAACCATTATTCTTTTCTGAAGCAAGCATGTCTCGATGCCGGGGTGGAAGCGTTGGGATATCTTCCTAAACAAGCGGATGTAGAGATTCCCAGTCGCCATTTAGGTCTATCATTGGATGAGGCATTTTGTTTCGATACGTTTGCCGATCGTGTAGCAGATTTGGTGGAAAAGCATGTCAATATAGACCGGCTTTTGGAACTGACGGCTTATCAGCCTGATGCCTCGGCCTCCCATCTTCTTACTCAATCAGGAGAAAGTACGCTGCCTTCCTTAAGAATATCGATTGCCAGGGATGCCGCTTTCAATTTTGCTTATGAAGAGAATATCCAGTTGTTGCATCGATTAGGTAAAGTTACCTTTTTCAGTCCTCTGAAAGATACGACATTGCCGGAGTCTGATTTTGTCTATTTACCCGGAGGATATCCTGAATTATATTTGTCTAAGTTGTCTTCCAACCAGTCAATGCTCCGGTCAATCCGACAATATGTGGAAGCAGGAGGGAGGCTGTTGGCGGAATGTGGCGGAATGATGTATTTATGTAATGAGATAAGATCGACAGAAGGAACTATTTACCCAATGGTTGGCCTGTTCAATCAGTCGGCCACTATGGAACAGATGAAGCTTCGCCTGGGATATCGTACCTTACATTATAAAGACTATACAATGAAAGGACATGAATTTCATTATTCCCGTGTCTTGCCCTGCGAAGAACATCTTGCATCAGTTGCTACCGCGCAAACGGCAAAAGGAGTCTCTGTCGATACTCCACTTTACAGGTATAAGAACGTGCTGGCAGGTTATACACACCTGTATTGGGGTGACAATACGAATAATAAATGGTTTATAGACTATTTGAACGGACTTATTTAG
- the panB gene encoding 3-methyl-2-oxobutanoate hydroxymethyltransferase: MSVAKRDLDDTRKVTTHRLMEMKQRGEKISMLTAYDYSMAKLIDQAGMDVILVGDSASNVMAGNVTTLPITLDQMIYHGKSVMKAVNRALVVVDLPFGTYQGNSKEALASAIRVMKETHADCIKLEGGSEIRESIERILCAGIPIMGHLGLTPQSINKFGTYTVRAREEAEAQKLIDDAHLLEEIGCFAIVLEKIPAELAARVASELTIPIIGIGAGGGVDGQVLVMHDMLGINMGFSPRFLRRYANIGEEITRAVQAYIEDVKTQDFPNEKEQY, encoded by the coding sequence ATGTCAGTTGCAAAGAGGGATTTAGATGATACAAGAAAGGTGACTACACATCGCCTGATGGAAATGAAACAACGTGGAGAAAAAATATCCATGTTGACAGCTTACGATTATTCAATGGCTAAACTGATCGATCAGGCAGGTATGGATGTTATCCTGGTCGGCGATTCTGCATCGAATGTGATGGCCGGAAATGTAACAACGCTTCCTATAACACTGGACCAAATGATTTATCATGGTAAATCTGTTATGAAAGCCGTTAATCGTGCGTTGGTAGTAGTAGACCTGCCTTTCGGTACCTATCAGGGTAATTCGAAAGAGGCTTTGGCTTCCGCTATCCGTGTCATGAAGGAAACACATGCCGATTGTATTAAACTGGAGGGAGGAAGTGAAATAAGAGAATCTATTGAACGCATCCTTTGTGCAGGTATACCTATAATGGGACATTTGGGTTTGACTCCGCAGTCTATCAATAAATTCGGTACTTATACAGTTCGTGCCCGTGAAGAAGCTGAAGCACAGAAGCTGATTGACGATGCTCACCTTTTGGAAGAGATCGGCTGTTTTGCCATCGTGTTGGAAAAGATTCCGGCAGAGTTGGCAGCACGTGTCGCTTCTGAGCTGACTATTCCTATTATCGGCATCGGTGCCGGTGGAGGTGTAGACGGCCAGGTTTTGGTTATGCATGATATGCTGGGTATCAACATGGGATTCTCTCCGCGCTTCCTTCGTAGATATGCTAATATCGGCGAAGAGATCACTCGTGCCGTACAGGCTTACATCGAGGATGTGAAGACGCAGGATTTCCCGAACGAAAAAGAGCAGTATTAA
- a CDS encoding outer membrane beta-barrel protein yields MKKLIFTLVVAFMAIVSADAQVYVGGSFNLTHDKNADVTNFTIAPEVGYNLNKTWAIAAEIGYTHFKNGELKANAFNFAPYARFSFFEKGIVRLFVDGGVGVSTYKKESNDSVNGFEIGIKPGIALEICKNLTFVTKYGFAGYRDDYKYGNSTSGISLSSEDLTFGFHYEF; encoded by the coding sequence ATGAAAAAGTTGATTTTTACTTTGGTGGTTGCATTTATGGCAATCGTCAGTGCTGATGCACAGGTTTATGTAGGTGGTTCTTTCAATCTGACTCACGACAAGAACGCAGATGTCACCAATTTTACTATCGCCCCTGAAGTCGGTTATAACCTGAACAAGACCTGGGCTATCGCTGCAGAAATCGGTTATACTCATTTCAAGAATGGCGAGTTAAAGGCTAACGCATTCAATTTTGCTCCTTATGCACGTTTCTCTTTCTTTGAAAAAGGTATTGTCCGTTTATTCGTGGATGGTGGTGTTGGTGTTTCTACTTATAAAAAAGAAAGCAACGACAGTGTCAACGGCTTTGAAATCGGTATTAAGCCGGGTATCGCTCTTGAGATATGCAAGAACCTTACATTCGTTACTAAATACGGATTTGCAGGTTACCGCGATGATTACAAATATGGCAACAGTACATCCGGTATCAGCTTGAGTTCTGAAGACCTGACATTCGGTTTCCACTACGAATTTTAA
- a CDS encoding GNAT family N-acetyltransferase, giving the protein MDNRKIASDLLFRKAEETDIERIWVIIGQAKEQMRRLNSHQWDESYPALETISQDIKTGNGYVFCKGNKVVAYGVISFDGEPVYKDIDGKWTNELPYMIVHRLAVADEMKRQGMAKRFMQEAEEVSRQKGIYNFRVDTNYDNEYMLHLIDSLGFQYTGEVRYRGNNIRKAFEKCIYPHVSSFGVPGYTIREAIYEDAGIIFDAIDKNRDDLRTWLPFVDGLKSVSDEQAFLSSSLQVPYEERDIVYMIEKGKSICGLIGFHFSDRANHRTEIGYWLLPEYRGKGLVTRAVHHLCLLALCEKGFNRIQIRCAIGNTASNAIPQRLGFKQEGTERDGELLINGEYTDINVYSLLKKDIAE; this is encoded by the coding sequence ATGGACAACAGGAAAATCGCTTCAGACTTACTATTCAGAAAAGCTGAAGAAACAGATATCGAACGTATCTGGGTTATTATCGGACAAGCAAAAGAACAAATGCGCCGGCTCAACAGCCACCAATGGGACGAAAGCTATCCGGCTCTCGAAACGATCAGTCAAGACATTAAGACCGGCAACGGTTATGTCTTCTGCAAAGGAAATAAAGTGGTTGCATACGGTGTTATCTCTTTTGACGGAGAACCTGTCTATAAGGATATCGATGGAAAATGGACGAATGAATTACCTTATATGATTGTCCATCGTTTGGCTGTTGCCGACGAAATGAAACGTCAGGGAATGGCTAAACGTTTTATGCAGGAAGCTGAAGAGGTCAGTCGTCAGAAAGGAATCTATAACTTTCGCGTCGACACAAATTATGACAATGAATATATGCTTCACCTGATCGATTCGCTGGGATTCCAATATACAGGAGAAGTTCGTTACAGAGGCAATAATATAAGGAAAGCATTCGAGAAATGTATTTATCCTCATGTCTCGTCTTTCGGTGTTCCGGGTTATACCATCCGTGAAGCTATTTACGAAGATGCCGGAATCATTTTCGATGCAATAGATAAAAATCGTGACGACTTACGGACCTGGCTACCTTTTGTCGATGGCCTGAAAAGTGTTAGCGATGAACAAGCCTTCCTTTCATCTTCGTTACAGGTTCCGTATGAAGAACGGGATATCGTCTATATGATTGAGAAAGGGAAAAGTATTTGCGGACTGATCGGTTTTCATTTCTCAGACCGTGCCAACCATCGTACGGAAATAGGTTATTGGCTACTTCCTGAATACAGAGGAAAAGGTCTTGTTACCAGGGCCGTACATCATTTATGCCTGTTAGCTCTCTGTGAAAAAGGATTCAATCGTATTCAAATAAGATGTGCCATAGGCAATACAGCCAGCAATGCCATTCCCCAACGCTTAGGATTCAAACAAGAAGGAACGGAACGCGACGGTGAACTTTTAATAAACGGTGAATACACAGATATTAATGTATATAGCCTTTTGAAAAAGGATATTGCAGAATAA
- a CDS encoding alanyl-tRNA editing protein — translation MEQEIQLNDHNKAEYPPMHTAEHILNQTMVRMFGCPRSRNAHIERKKSKCDYELSEAPTAEMMAEVERRINEVIDQHLPVTVDFIPKSEAGAIVDLSKLPEDASDTLRIVRVGDYDTCACIGAHVGNTSEIGRFKLLNYDYADGRLRLRFKLEAV, via the coding sequence ATGGAACAAGAAATTCAATTAAACGATCACAACAAAGCCGAGTATCCACCTATGCACACGGCCGAGCATATTCTTAACCAGACGATGGTACGGATGTTCGGTTGTCCCCGTTCCAGGAACGCCCATATAGAAAGAAAAAAGAGCAAGTGCGATTATGAATTGTCAGAAGCGCCTACTGCTGAAATGATGGCAGAAGTAGAACGACGGATAAACGAAGTGATAGATCAACATCTACCTGTAACAGTCGACTTTATCCCGAAATCGGAAGCCGGTGCCATTGTCGATCTCAGCAAATTACCGGAAGATGCCAGCGATACACTACGCATCGTTCGTGTTGGAGATTACGATACTTGTGCATGCATTGGCGCCCACGTCGGCAATACCTCCGAAATTGGACGGTTCAAACTGCTTAACTATGATTATGCAGACGGAAGATTACGCCTGCGCTTTAAGCTGGAAGCCGTATAA
- a CDS encoding ABC transporter permease, which yields MNRIYHPFWVIVNKEVADHVRSWRFIILIVIIALTCMGALYTALTNIGASIKPNDPDNAFLFLKLFTVSDGTLPSFVVFISFLGPLLGIALGFDAINSEQNRGTLSRILSQPIHRDYLINAKFVGALIVIAIMLFSLGFLVMGFGLIAIGIPPTAEEFLRMVFFIIVSIFYVAFWLNLSIFFSIQFRQAATSALACVAIWLFFSVFYNMIINLIGKALSPSGFASDYQIISYQRFMLNLLRFAPSQLFSDATTTLLMPSVRSLGPLTMEQVHGAIPSPLPLGQSLMVVWPQLTGLIAATVVCFALSYVSFMRREVRSR from the coding sequence ATGAATAGAATATATCATCCTTTTTGGGTAATTGTAAATAAGGAAGTCGCCGACCATGTGAGAAGCTGGCGGTTTATCATTCTGATCGTCATAATTGCGTTGACTTGTATGGGGGCGTTGTACACTGCCCTTACTAATATCGGTGCTTCTATTAAACCGAATGATCCGGATAATGCATTCTTGTTTCTGAAGCTGTTTACCGTATCAGATGGGACGTTGCCCTCCTTTGTCGTATTTATCAGCTTTTTAGGGCCATTGTTAGGAATCGCCCTCGGATTTGATGCGATCAATTCGGAGCAAAACAGGGGTACGCTTAGCCGTATCCTGTCACAACCGATTCATCGGGATTATCTGATCAATGCGAAGTTTGTGGGAGCTTTGATCGTGATAGCGATTATGCTGTTCTCGTTAGGCTTTCTGGTGATGGGCTTTGGGTTGATTGCTATCGGTATTCCGCCAACGGCAGAAGAGTTTCTGAGGATGGTGTTCTTTATTATTGTTAGTATCTTCTACGTAGCCTTTTGGTTGAATTTGTCGATATTCTTTTCCATACAATTCCGTCAGGCGGCGACTTCTGCATTGGCTTGTGTGGCGATCTGGTTGTTTTTCAGTGTTTTTTATAATATGATCATTAATCTGATAGGAAAAGCACTCAGTCCTTCCGGATTTGCCAGCGATTATCAGATAATCAGTTACCAGCGCTTTATGCTTAATCTGTTACGTTTCGCACCGAGCCAGTTGTTCAGTGACGCAACGACCACATTGCTGATGCCTTCAGTCAGAAGTCTAGGGCCATTGACTATGGAACAGGTTCATGGAGCTATTCCCAGTCCGTTGCCTTTAGGACAGAGCCTGATGGTTGTCTGGCCGCAATTGACCGGGCTGATTGCGGCGACGGTTGTTTGTTTCGCTTTATCATATGTATCTTTTATGAGGAGAGAAGTTCGTTCCCGGTAA
- a CDS encoding ABC transporter ATP-binding protein has protein sequence MCQHVIELTGLTKKYGGFTAVNDLNLTVEKGDIFGLLGPNGAGKSTTILMMLGLTEPTSGSVKVCGIDSTTHPIEVKRKVGYLPEDVGFYDDMTGIENLVYTAQLNGIPKSEAIQKAEQLLDRVGLTNEGKKKAGKYSRGMRQRLGLADVLIKEPEVIILDEPTSGIDPSGVREFMDLIHQLSHEDGLTVLFSSHHLDQVQQVCNRVGLFSGGKLLADIRLAELQKEEHALEHIYNRYFEGGKDHE, from the coding sequence ATGTGCCAGCATGTTATCGAACTAACCGGCTTGACAAAGAAGTACGGAGGTTTTACAGCAGTGAACGATTTGAATCTCACTGTTGAGAAAGGTGATATATTTGGTTTGCTTGGCCCTAATGGTGCGGGTAAATCAACAACTATCCTAATGATGCTCGGACTGACCGAACCTACTTCCGGGTCAGTAAAGGTCTGTGGTATAGATTCGACTACCCACCCGATAGAGGTGAAAAGGAAAGTTGGCTATTTACCCGAAGACGTAGGTTTTTATGATGATATGACCGGAATAGAGAACCTGGTTTACACGGCTCAGTTGAATGGTATTCCTAAAAGCGAAGCGATACAGAAAGCGGAACAGCTACTAGACAGGGTAGGCTTGACTAATGAAGGAAAGAAGAAAGCCGGGAAATATTCCCGGGGTATGCGTCAGCGTCTGGGACTGGCCGATGTATTGATAAAAGAGCCGGAAGTAATTATTCTGGATGAACCGACATCGGGGATAGATCCGTCCGGTGTACGCGAATTTATGGATTTAATTCATCAGTTGAGCCATGAGGACGGTTTGACGGTCTTATTCTCTTCCCATCATCTGGATCAGGTTCAGCAGGTTTGTAACCGGGTCGGGTTATTTAGCGGTGGTAAACTACTGGCTGATATTAGGCTGGCCGAGTTGCAAAAAGAAGAACATGCGCTCGAACATATTTATAATCGTTATTTCGAAGGAGGTAAAGATCATGAATAG
- a CDS encoding COG1470 family protein, whose amino-acid sequence MKMQINCLNLLFVLLLGIIPCSKVHADDSEKSVMLYTPYTKIAVPPGESIDYSIDVINKSDEVKNATISVEGMPRGWSYEVKSGGYSISQLSVLPDEKKNFSLKVEVPVKVNKGTYNFTVSADGMAKLPLTITVSKQGTYQTDFTTTQPNMEGNSKSTFTFNATIKNRTAEQQLYALTAEVERGWNVVFKPNYKQATSAQVEPNATQNITIDVNPPANVAAGTYKIPVHASTGSTSADLELEVVITGSYEMELTTPRGLLSSDITAGDTKRIDLVVKNNGSGELKDVTFSASKPVDWEVSFDPAKVVKLGAGQSTNVVAIVKASKKALPGDYVTKMEAKTPEVNATADFRISVKTPMVWGWVGVFIIVVVLGGVYYLFRKYGRR is encoded by the coding sequence ATGAAAATGCAAATTAACTGTTTAAACCTATTATTTGTACTGTTATTGGGGATAATCCCTTGTAGTAAAGTCCACGCTGATGATTCTGAAAAGAGCGTGATGTTGTACACTCCCTACACAAAGATAGCGGTTCCGCCGGGGGAGTCGATCGATTACAGTATTGACGTCATTAACAAAAGTGACGAAGTGAAAAATGCAACTATCTCTGTCGAGGGAATGCCTCGGGGATGGAGTTATGAAGTAAAGTCCGGGGGATATTCGATCAGCCAGCTTTCGGTCCTTCCGGATGAGAAGAAGAATTTTTCCCTGAAGGTGGAAGTGCCGGTGAAAGTGAATAAGGGAACTTATAATTTTACGGTTTCGGCTGATGGCATGGCAAAACTTCCGCTTACTATTACCGTTTCCAAGCAGGGAACTTATCAGACAGACTTCACAACTACCCAGCCAAATATGGAAGGTAATTCCAAATCTACTTTTACCTTTAATGCAACGATCAAGAATCGTACTGCGGAACAACAACTTTATGCCCTGACGGCTGAAGTGGAAAGAGGTTGGAATGTGGTGTTTAAGCCTAATTATAAGCAGGCGACATCTGCACAGGTAGAACCGAACGCGACTCAAAATATAACGATCGATGTCAATCCGCCGGCAAATGTAGCAGCAGGAACTTATAAAATCCCCGTTCATGCATCGACTGGTTCTACTTCTGCTGATCTGGAACTGGAAGTAGTCATCACCGGTTCCTATGAAATGGAATTGACGACACCGAGGGGATTGCTTAGTTCGGATATAACGGCTGGCGATACCAAGCGGATAGATCTGGTAGTAAAGAATAACGGTTCCGGTGAGTTGAAAGATGTAACATTTTCAGCAAGTAAACCGGTAGACTGGGAAGTCTCTTTCGATCCTGCCAAGGTCGTAAAACTGGGGGCAGGGCAGAGTACAAATGTGGTGGCTATCGTAAAGGCTTCCAAAAAGGCGCTTCCGGGCGATTATGTTACAAAAATGGAAGCAAAGACGCCGGAAGTTAATGCTACTGCAGATTTCCGTATCTCCGTAAAGACCCCGATGGTCTGGGGATGGGTCGGCGTATTTATTATAGTGGTAGTATTAGGTGGTGTGTATTATCTGTTCCGCAAATACGGAAGGAGGTAA
- a CDS encoding phosphoglycerate kinase: protein MQSIDNFNFAGKKAFVRVDFNVPLDENFNITDDTRIRAALPTLKKILADGGSVIIGSHLGRPKGVTDKFSLKHILGRVSELLGVEVQFANDCIGEEAGAKAAALQPGEALLLENLRFYAEEEGKPRGLAEDATDDEKKAAKKAVKESQKEFTKRLASYADCYVNDAFGTAHRAHASTALIADYFDADHKMFGYLMEKEVKAVEKVMNDIARPFTAIMGGSKVSSKIEIIENLLNKVDNLIVTGGMTYTFTKAMGGKIGNSICEDDKLDLALDLMKKAKEKGVNLVLAVDAKIADAFSNDANTKFANVNEIPDGWEGLDIGPKTIEIYADVIKKSKTILWNGPTGVFEFENFTDGSRAVGNAIVEATKNGAFSLVGGGDSVACVNKFGIASEVSYVSTGGGALLEAIEGKVLPGIAAVKGEPYK, encoded by the coding sequence ATGCAATCAATTGACAATTTCAATTTTGCCGGCAAAAAGGCATTTGTAAGAGTTGACTTCAACGTTCCATTGGACGAAAACTTCAACATCACAGACGACACCCGTATTCGTGCCGCTCTTCCTACTCTTAAGAAGATCCTGGCAGACGGTGGCAGTGTAATCATAGGTTCTCACCTGGGTCGTCCGAAAGGCGTTACTGATAAATTTTCACTGAAACATATTTTGGGTCGTGTATCTGAATTACTGGGCGTAGAAGTTCAGTTTGCTAACGACTGTATTGGTGAAGAAGCTGGTGCTAAAGCTGCTGCTCTGCAACCGGGCGAAGCTTTATTGCTGGAAAACCTTCGTTTCTATGCAGAAGAAGAAGGTAAACCCAGAGGTTTGGCTGAAGATGCAACAGACGACGAAAAGAAAGCTGCTAAAAAAGCAGTAAAAGAAAGCCAGAAAGAATTCACTAAGAGATTGGCTTCTTATGCAGACTGCTATGTAAACGATGCATTCGGTACTGCTCACCGTGCTCACGCTTCTACGGCGCTGATCGCTGATTACTTCGATGCTGACCACAAAATGTTCGGTTACCTGATGGAAAAAGAAGTAAAAGCTGTAGAAAAAGTAATGAACGACATCGCTCGTCCGTTTACCGCTATCATGGGTGGTTCTAAAGTTTCTTCTAAAATCGAAATCATCGAAAACCTGCTGAACAAAGTAGATAACCTGATCGTAACAGGTGGTATGACTTATACTTTCACTAAGGCTATGGGCGGCAAGATCGGTAACTCTATCTGCGAAGATGACAAACTGGATCTGGCTCTCGACCTGATGAAGAAAGCAAAAGAAAAAGGTGTAAACCTGGTATTGGCTGTCGACGCTAAGATCGCTGATGCTTTCAGCAACGACGCAAATACTAAATTTGCTAACGTTAACGAAATTCCTGACGGATGGGAAGGTCTTGACATCGGTCCTAAGACTATCGAAATCTACGCTGACGTTATCAAGAAATCTAAGACTATCCTTTGGAACGGTCCTACAGGCGTATTCGAATTCGAAAACTTCACTGACGGTTCTCGTGCAGTAGGTAACGCTATCGTTGAAGCTACTAAGAACGGTGCATTCTCTCTTGTTGGTGGTGGCGACTCTGTTGCTTGCGTTAACAAGTTCGGTATTGCAAGCGAAGTATCTTATGTATCTACAGGTGGTGGTGCTTTGCTGGAAGCTATCGAAGGCAAAGTTCTGCCGGGTATCGCAGCTGTTAAAGGCGAACCGTACAAATAA